One window from the genome of Paenibacillus azoreducens encodes:
- a CDS encoding BlaI/MecI/CopY family transcriptional regulator — MTQIPPITDAELEIMRVLWTNPDCTSNWIVKRLTDRMGWSPNTTRTLLNRLVQKEAVGAKQEKGSKRNQLFYPIFSEKEYLRSETTSFMKKLYDGALKPMLANFLEDKTLNDQEIEDLKALFDGNRKGGEPEKRDS, encoded by the coding sequence ATGACCCAAATACCACCCATTACGGATGCGGAACTTGAAATTATGCGCGTATTATGGACAAATCCGGATTGCACTTCCAATTGGATCGTAAAACGATTGACGGATCGAATGGGGTGGAGCCCGAATACGACTAGAACTCTCCTGAATCGTTTGGTGCAGAAGGAGGCAGTGGGAGCAAAGCAGGAAAAGGGTTCGAAGCGCAACCAGCTATTTTATCCCATCTTCAGCGAGAAAGAATATCTGCGGTCGGAAACTACATCTTTTATGAAAAAACTATATGATGGGGCTTTAAAGCCGATGTTGGCTAATTTTTTAGAGGATAAAACGCTGAATGATCAGGAAATCGAGGACCTGAAGGCTTTATTTGACGGAAACCGTAAAGGCGGCGAACCGGAGAAGAGGGATAGCTAA
- a CDS encoding M56 family metallopeptidase, which produces MSPAPYASIILFFDWVIRSSLMAGILVVLVLILQFLLRNKLEARWKYLLWLPVAIRLLLPWAPESSLSLYNVLSLEAITPGIHEQNQSPTIKKEAERFSVAPVLSERSLTLETNRIEEESALNHEAETVQESRFWWSGFKQIGFFNFCMLVWLAGVLFLTVKTVYDQLRLKQALREGRTIETPLLSSLFHEEKQRLGVKRKVRFVASERIPGPSVVGFNKPVIVISPSLLGTLQKDQLQYILAHEFAHIRRWDVAVNWVMHIILILHWFNPLLWLAVHKAREGQEMACDACALDRLSPQQSSAYGQTIIHVLEYFSSNHHQPGLVGLSATHKQMKKRLLMIKHFHNKSYHLSILGMTVILALGSVTLVNAKGSDAGQALQTASDQTDLESQVALSHGSDQGSSGEIQVSSEYLAAQQQSYEEVRPKAIKERDELIKTVPAEDKKFIEDEINRVRELTEKSGDTYVMYHKYAKLNRDGHDLSFSGIANHYSTYEDYFKKASALNGSILQQPANLPEGYRFSKATIKGPLGGEFYDDLRAEGKKSGELVYTKKFDWNEAGLILLEYTNGKETLMLSQYKISDGERIGMEGLEYESSRYGKRVFGSDGKQYKYSVYTKSDITKEQLIEILKAAVKK; this is translated from the coding sequence ATGAGTCCTGCACCATATGCAAGCATAATATTGTTTTTTGACTGGGTGATCCGAAGCTCGCTCATGGCCGGCATACTGGTTGTCCTAGTCCTGATTCTGCAATTTCTGCTAAGAAACAAGCTCGAAGCCAGATGGAAATACTTACTGTGGCTGCCCGTGGCGATCCGTTTGCTGCTTCCATGGGCACCGGAATCTTCGCTCAGTTTGTACAATGTTTTATCTCTTGAAGCTATAACGCCTGGCATTCATGAGCAAAACCAAAGTCCGACAATTAAGAAGGAAGCGGAAAGATTTAGCGTGGCGCCGGTTCTTTCGGAGCGGTCTTTAACCCTAGAAACAAACAGGATTGAGGAAGAATCGGCCCTGAATCATGAGGCGGAGACCGTACAAGAAAGCCGCTTCTGGTGGAGCGGGTTCAAGCAAATAGGCTTCTTCAATTTCTGCATGCTGGTTTGGCTTGCGGGCGTACTTTTTCTTACTGTGAAAACGGTGTATGACCAGCTTCGTTTGAAACAAGCCCTGCGTGAGGGTCGCACTATTGAAACACCCCTGTTATCTTCATTATTTCATGAGGAGAAGCAGCGTTTAGGCGTAAAGCGCAAAGTGCGGTTTGTAGCCAGTGAGCGCATTCCCGGACCTTCCGTGGTCGGTTTTAATAAGCCTGTGATCGTTATTTCACCAAGTCTGCTCGGCACATTGCAAAAGGATCAGCTTCAATATATTCTGGCACATGAGTTTGCCCATATCCGGCGCTGGGATGTGGCAGTGAATTGGGTGATGCACATCATTCTGATTCTCCATTGGTTTAATCCGTTATTATGGCTTGCCGTACATAAAGCAAGAGAGGGCCAGGAGATGGCCTGCGACGCATGTGCGCTAGACCGGCTGAGTCCGCAGCAAAGCAGCGCCTACGGGCAAACGATCATCCATGTGCTGGAGTATTTTTCAAGCAACCATCATCAACCGGGGCTTGTTGGATTATCCGCCACACATAAACAAATGAAAAAGAGATTGCTGATGATCAAACATTTTCATAACAAATCCTATCACTTGTCCATTCTGGGAATGACAGTTATTCTCGCACTCGGCAGCGTCACACTGGTTAATGCGAAGGGAAGCGATGCCGGGCAGGCGTTACAAACAGCTTCGGATCAAACGGATCTGGAGTCGCAAGTAGCGCTGAGTCATGGATCGGATCAGGGGAGTTCCGGGGAAATCCAGGTTTCTTCGGAATACCTTGCGGCACAGCAGCAATCCTATGAGGAAGTAAGGCCAAAAGCTATAAAAGAAAGAGACGAACTAATCAAAACTGTACCTGCAGAGGATAAAAAGTTTATTGAAGATGAGATCAATAGAGTGAGGGAACTAACCGAAAAGTCAGGTGACACGTATGTCATGTATCATAAATATGCAAAGTTGAACAGAGACGGACACGATCTTAGCTTTTCGGGAATTGCAAATCATTACTCAACATATGAGGACTACTTCAAAAAAGCTTCTGCTTTAAATGGCTCCATTTTGCAGCAGCCTGCCAACTTGCCCGAGGGCTATCGGTTTTCCAAAGCGACCATTAAAGGTCCACTCGGAGGGGAATTCTATGATGATTTGAGAGCCGAAGGTAAAAAGAGCGGGGAACTGGTGTACACCAAAAAGTTTGATTGGAATGAGGCAGGACTCATCTTGCTTGAGTATACAAATGGAAAAGAAACGTTAATGCTATCGCAATATAAAATTTCGGATGGAGAAAGAATTGGAATGGAAGGCCTCGAATACGAAAGTTCGCGTTATGGAAAACGTGTATTTGGGTCTGATGGGAAGCAATATAAATACTCTGTTTATACCAAATCGGATATAACAAAGGAACAGTTGATCGAAATTCTAAAAGCAGCGGTGAAAAAATAA
- a CDS encoding BlaI/MecI/CopY family transcriptional regulator, which produces MNQKAQITEAELEIMRVLWENPNCPSSKVVKQMTDKMGWSPNTTRTLLNRLVQKEAAGAKLEDGSKRTQLFYPLISEQEYLRSETKSFMKKLYGGSLKPMLANFLEDKKLNAQEIEDLKALFDENSGVGKEKGEP; this is translated from the coding sequence ATGAATCAAAAAGCACAGATTACGGAGGCAGAGCTGGAAATTATGCGTGTATTGTGGGAAAATCCGAATTGCCCTTCAAGTAAGGTCGTAAAACAAATGACTGATAAAATGGGCTGGAGTCCGAATACGACGCGAACGCTGCTGAACAGATTGGTCCAGAAGGAGGCAGCGGGGGCCAAGCTGGAAGATGGGTCGAAGCGCACCCAGCTTTTTTATCCCCTCATCAGCGAGCAGGAGTATTTGCGGTCGGAAACCAAATCCTTTATGAAAAAACTGTACGGCGGATCATTAAAGCCTATGCTTGCTAATTTTTTAGAGGATAAAAAGCTGAATGCGCAGGAAATCGAGGATTTGAAGGCTTTATTCGATGAAAACAGCGGTGTCGGCAAAGAAAAGGGAGAGCCTTGA
- a CDS encoding IS256 family transposase — protein MNMIPENILNNLFENLVTQFVKENLETIMRAEIQQFMENEQEGIRNSRNGYYKRNLHTKYGNLEDLQVPRDRNGDFQTHVFEPYQRRDGWLEEAVIQMYKSGMGTRDVARFIESMFGSHYSPTTVSNITATVLEDIENWHQRKLNKRYSVIYLDGLYVKLKRSTVSGEVVYFAMGIDDEGRRQILGFYVGGHESSNGWRDVLKDLYRRGAQEVLLGVFDGLPGLDDAFRETYPQADVQHCVVHKVRSTFPKIRVQDKTAFLDDLKTVYNALDHDLAMAAFDTLKARWGKKYPREIESWENNLPTLLTFYKYPVAIRKAIYTSNPIERMNKEIRKRLKPMNSLTNLDAVEKIVYLDVVEYNQRYADRIIPGFGVPDTKQELRSLFEERYPSSMEDES, from the coding sequence ATGAATATGATACCCGAAAACATACTCAACAATCTATTTGAAAATCTTGTCACTCAATTTGTAAAAGAGAATCTGGAAACCATCATGCGAGCGGAAATCCAACAGTTCATGGAGAATGAACAAGAAGGGATCCGCAATAGTCGCAATGGTTACTACAAGCGTAATCTGCACACGAAGTACGGAAACCTAGAAGACCTGCAAGTGCCCCGAGATCGTAACGGTGATTTTCAAACGCATGTGTTTGAGCCCTACCAAAGACGGGACGGTTGGCTGGAAGAAGCCGTGATTCAGATGTACAAAAGCGGCATGGGTACCCGAGATGTCGCCCGTTTCATTGAAAGCATGTTCGGCAGCCACTATTCGCCGACAACAGTCAGCAACATCACCGCTACAGTCTTGGAGGATATCGAGAATTGGCATCAGCGAAAATTGAACAAGCGGTACTCTGTCATCTACTTGGATGGCCTGTATGTGAAGCTCAAGCGTAGTACGGTAAGCGGCGAGGTCGTTTACTTTGCCATGGGAATTGACGACGAAGGTCGCCGCCAGATCCTCGGGTTTTACGTAGGCGGACATGAGAGTTCGAATGGATGGCGTGATGTCTTGAAAGACTTGTACCGACGCGGTGCCCAGGAAGTGCTGCTTGGTGTATTTGACGGCCTTCCTGGACTGGACGATGCCTTCCGTGAAACCTATCCTCAGGCCGACGTGCAGCATTGTGTGGTTCATAAGGTGCGGTCGACGTTTCCAAAAATCCGTGTACAAGACAAGACGGCATTTCTCGACGACTTGAAGACTGTCTATAACGCCCTTGACCACGATCTGGCTATGGCCGCCTTTGATACACTCAAAGCCAGATGGGGCAAGAAATACCCAAGGGAGATCGAGTCGTGGGAGAATAATCTGCCTACGCTGTTAACCTTCTACAAGTATCCTGTCGCCATTCGAAAAGCCATTTACACTTCTAATCCCATCGAACGGATGAACAAAGAAATCCGGAAGCGTCTGAAGCCAATGAACAGCTTAACCAATCTAGACGCTGTAGAGAAGATTGTGTACCTGGATGTAGTGGAGTACAACCAGCGTTACGCGGACCGTATTATCCCAGGCTTTGGTGTCCCGGACACGAAACAGGAACTGCGGAGTCTTTTTGAGGAGCGGTATCCTTCGTCCATGGAAGATGAATCCTAA
- a CDS encoding VanW family protein encodes MKWTSMAYLLLILLQNQDGEKAINDNLTITQEGKTVSTISRNAHTFPVFPLLDMDKYNKWVNELDRKTFREPANARFDDNGLIVSGQNGSRLKRREFLKRYYEYLYSSGPASVEVPTYPVYPKVDAELLASLRSKQIGYYVTYFNSNNRDRSHNIALAAKAIDSAVIFPGETFSFNQVVGIRTTGKGYRRAGVIVRGELSEGVGGGICQVSSTLFNAVDRAGLNIVKRYSHSRHVPYVPPGRDATVSWGGPDFVFRNAYNQPVMIRAFAGEGSMAVSVFSSDVIEFSPRRVPSTSNRLPEEINDPSPKPANGKK; translated from the coding sequence TTGAAGTGGACATCCATGGCCTATCTCCTGCTAATACTTTTGCAAAACCAAGATGGCGAAAAGGCTATAAATGATAACCTGACCATCACCCAAGAGGGGAAAACCGTTTCCACGATCAGCCGGAATGCCCATACTTTTCCCGTGTTTCCTTTGCTGGATATGGACAAGTATAACAAGTGGGTTAACGAATTAGACCGGAAAACATTCAGGGAACCAGCCAATGCCCGCTTTGACGATAATGGACTAATTGTGTCCGGGCAGAATGGATCCAGGCTTAAACGTAGAGAGTTCTTGAAACGATATTATGAATATCTCTACAGCAGTGGCCCGGCTTCGGTCGAAGTTCCTACGTATCCGGTATATCCCAAGGTGGATGCGGAGCTTCTTGCATCGCTGCGATCCAAACAGATCGGCTATTATGTGACTTATTTTAACTCCAACAACAGGGACCGTTCTCATAATATTGCTTTGGCGGCCAAAGCGATCGATAGTGCGGTCATTTTTCCGGGAGAAACCTTTTCCTTTAACCAGGTGGTCGGAATCCGCACGACCGGGAAAGGATACAGAAGGGCGGGAGTCATCGTGCGGGGCGAATTATCCGAAGGCGTAGGCGGGGGCATCTGTCAGGTATCTTCCACATTATTTAACGCGGTCGATCGGGCTGGGCTAAACATTGTAAAGCGGTATTCCCACAGCCGCCATGTGCCATATGTTCCGCCGGGCCGTGATGCAACCGTAAGCTGGGGCGGTCCGGATTTTGTGTTTAGGAATGCCTACAACCAGCCGGTTATGATCCGGGCATTTGCTGGTGAAGGAAGCATGGCGGTGTCCGTTTTTTCCTCTGATGTGATCGAATTTTCCCCTAGAAGGGTACCGAGCACGTCCAATCGGCTTCCGGAAGAAATCAATGACCCTTCTCCCAAACCTGCTAACGGTAAAAAGTAA
- a CDS encoding APC family permease, translating to MHSSRSITFSQGVALYMGAVLGSGILILPGYTANIAGPSSIVSWVILSLLSIPLAYTFARLALKYKDFGGISTIVQKAFGYKWSAIVGWFFFAWVATGQAVVGMTGAGYIVHIFQLSDIYLYLLGFFFLCATFIINIRGIKTSGLFSLWLSGGVLLLLIVTIIFALPEIDRNHFSPFAPNGLTGIGQSCVLIFWAFFGWETITHLVPEFKNPERDVMRSTWVSVILIGLVYTLLSIVTVGTHTYGNNTGDAAPLAVLMNKTLGLNAGAATAIVSCVVCLGTLNVFLASSSRLGYALAKEGKFPQWFHKMSRRHVPYRAAFFLFLSNSLTILASYVFKIPVDELILIPTTLGVFVYIIASMACLKLLWNDRIGRISALLSVCCCVVIAPFAFSYLIVPVIISVACLLFLRLKPHRTKSDV from the coding sequence ATGCATTCATCACGATCCATCACATTTAGCCAGGGCGTCGCTTTGTATATGGGGGCGGTTCTTGGCTCGGGTATTCTGATTCTCCCTGGGTATACGGCCAATATTGCCGGGCCTTCATCCATTGTGTCGTGGGTCATTTTATCCTTATTAAGCATTCCGTTGGCTTACACTTTTGCGAGACTGGCTTTAAAATACAAAGATTTTGGCGGAATCTCGACGATCGTTCAGAAGGCTTTTGGTTATAAGTGGAGCGCAATCGTCGGATGGTTCTTTTTTGCTTGGGTGGCTACCGGGCAAGCCGTCGTAGGAATGACAGGGGCGGGGTATATTGTTCATATATTTCAGCTGTCAGATATTTATCTGTATTTGCTGGGTTTCTTTTTTCTCTGTGCGACCTTCATCATCAATATAAGAGGTATAAAAACAAGCGGGTTATTTTCCCTTTGGTTAAGTGGCGGAGTGTTGCTCCTCCTCATCGTAACGATTATCTTTGCATTACCTGAAATAGACCGTAATCATTTTTCACCGTTCGCTCCTAATGGGTTGACTGGAATCGGACAATCCTGCGTATTGATTTTTTGGGCGTTTTTTGGTTGGGAAACGATTACGCATCTTGTTCCGGAATTCAAAAACCCTGAGCGTGATGTGATGCGCAGTACCTGGGTAAGCGTAATTCTAATCGGCTTGGTCTATACGCTTTTATCGATCGTTACAGTGGGTACCCATACATATGGAAATAATACCGGAGATGCGGCTCCCCTTGCCGTTCTGATGAATAAGACCTTAGGTTTGAATGCCGGTGCGGCTACAGCCATTGTTTCCTGTGTCGTTTGCTTGGGGACGCTGAATGTTTTTCTTGCCAGCTCCTCTCGGTTGGGATATGCACTGGCCAAGGAAGGGAAATTTCCGCAGTGGTTTCATAAAATGAGTCGTCGCCATGTCCCATACCGGGCAGCGTTTTTTCTGTTTCTCTCTAACTCTTTAACGATTTTGGCAAGCTATGTCTTCAAAATTCCTGTGGATGAACTCATTCTTATTCCTACTACCTTAGGCGTTTTTGTATATATTATCGCTTCCATGGCCTGTCTAAAGCTTTTATGGAATGACCGCATCGGGAGAATCTCCGCTTTACTTTCGGTATGCTGCTGTGTTGTGATTGCGCCGTTTGCTTTTTCTTATCTTATCGTGCCAGTTATTATTTCCGTTGCGTGCTTGCTTTTTCTGAGACTAAAACCGCATCGGACAAAGTCTGATGTTTAA
- a CDS encoding serine hydrolase domain-containing protein yields the protein MKSSVKIGLLMCAMILVVSGFTPNMAGASSSEKIQKIEQYVEKQKNISKIPGLSLVVVEKGETVYEKSFGYADLKAKTPVTSKTLFEIGSTTKAFTGLAILQLEKEGLLKRTDDVRKYIPWLELKYNGEPQSITIDQLLHHTSGIPSNSITQIPESNADHALELTVRTLLNQQLDRKPGSSFEYATINYDVLGLVIEVASKQPYDMYMKQQVLERIGMNDSFVGLHQLGSNEMASGHKIGFMEAQAYTPPIYRGNIPAGYIVSNTNDIAKWMKLQLGNDPGSAIDQKLIEESHIPDLSVEPFDKDTYYADGWGIMKKHEKQYIFHAGENPSFTSYFIMQPDEQLGVAILSNMDTSFTTAIGQGVMDLWEGRDAATNISDKYQKIDRIVSILCIAVIFFGAIFILLSIRVIKKLAGKQRVGTKLNVKRALLLSIHTLIAAAALALTIMFPKILFQGVPWTFIKVWGPMTISVFPYSVIAVSIIYYVFGLLLIFTKKIKVNSK from the coding sequence ATGAAATCATCTGTAAAAATAGGGCTGTTAATGTGTGCAATGATTTTGGTTGTTAGCGGTTTTACACCGAATATGGCTGGCGCCAGCTCAAGTGAAAAAATTCAGAAGATCGAACAATATGTCGAAAAGCAAAAAAACATAAGCAAAATACCCGGATTATCATTGGTTGTTGTCGAGAAGGGGGAAACCGTTTATGAAAAAAGCTTCGGATACGCTGATCTTAAGGCGAAAACGCCCGTAACATCAAAGACATTATTTGAAATCGGATCGACAACAAAAGCTTTTACGGGTTTAGCCATCTTGCAATTGGAAAAGGAAGGGTTGTTAAAACGGACGGATGACGTTCGAAAATATATTCCATGGTTGGAGTTGAAATATAACGGCGAGCCGCAATCCATTACGATCGATCAACTGCTTCATCATACCAGCGGGATCCCCTCGAATTCGATAACTCAAATTCCTGAAAGCAATGCGGATCATGCGCTTGAGCTGACTGTAAGAACATTGCTGAACCAACAGTTGGACCGAAAGCCAGGCAGCTCTTTTGAATACGCAACAATCAATTACGATGTATTGGGACTTGTTATCGAGGTTGCATCGAAGCAGCCTTATGATATGTATATGAAACAGCAGGTTTTAGAGCGGATCGGGATGAACGACTCATTTGTTGGGCTGCATCAACTAGGGTCTAATGAAATGGCATCCGGCCATAAAATCGGTTTTATGGAAGCGCAGGCATATACGCCGCCCATTTATCGAGGGAATATACCCGCTGGTTATATTGTCAGCAATACGAATGATATAGCAAAATGGATGAAACTCCAATTAGGAAACGATCCGGGAAGTGCCATTGATCAAAAGCTCATTGAAGAATCGCACATTCCCGATCTGTCGGTAGAACCTTTCGATAAGGATACTTATTATGCCGACGGCTGGGGAATCATGAAAAAACACGAAAAACAATATATTTTTCATGCCGGTGAGAATCCGTCATTTACTTCGTATTTCATCATGCAGCCTGATGAACAACTGGGCGTAGCTATTCTTTCCAATATGGATACGAGCTTTACGACAGCCATAGGTCAAGGCGTGATGGATCTATGGGAGGGAAGGGACGCCGCAACGAACATTTCTGATAAATATCAGAAGATAGATCGAATCGTGAGCATCCTATGTATCGCGGTCATCTTTTTCGGTGCAATATTTATCCTGTTATCGATAAGGGTCATTAAGAAACTTGCCGGAAAACAACGCGTTGGGACAAAGTTAAATGTAAAAAGAGCTTTGCTATTGTCCATTCATACGTTAATTGCAGCTGCAGCTTTGGCACTTACGATCATGTTCCCGAAAATATTATTTCAAGGGGTGCCTTGGACATTTATTAAAGTATGGGGCCCAATGACGATCTCCGTATTTCCTTATAGTGTCATAGCGGTAAGCATCATTTATTATGTATTTGGACTATTGCTTATTTTCACCAAAAAGATAAAAGTGAATTCAAAATAA
- a CDS encoding FtsX-like permease family protein: protein MTLRSLALSNIRGNWRSYSAFFMSCVFSVMIFYMYAAFVAHPDLTKGYMIGTSKVRLGMVLCQYIIVIFSFLFVLYSNSAFLKSRSKEFGLLYMFGMTRMQLRKLIVYESMVIAVMAIAAGIGLGILFSKPFFMTLAVLLGMKDSIAVVVPLHALWMTAGGFLMLFTLISIGTAMRIGHTEIVELLKTKNSSEEEIVYSPWLALLAITCLAVSYGMALNLKAANFHILALMILLTAIIGTYLLFTQFSVLLLHLIKDNTKVYYNRTNLLVFAQLGLKLKKNARMLFIVSILSAVILTASGTVYMLGLAVRLNHMQTQYEDAQGVISLVMFIGLFISLLFFIASGSMVYFKLFAELQEDQTQYKALYRIGMTQAELRRIIFRQIGIFFFAPCLVGIVHALIALKALNNLLMVSNWIYSFVVIGIYLAMQTIYYLLACSSYMKSINLTKGNR, encoded by the coding sequence ATGACGCTCCGTTCGCTCGCGCTTAGCAACATTCGCGGCAATTGGCGGTCATACAGCGCGTTTTTTATGAGCTGCGTATTTTCTGTCATGATCTTTTATATGTATGCCGCTTTTGTTGCTCATCCCGACCTGACAAAAGGTTATATGATCGGAACTTCGAAGGTAAGACTCGGTATGGTGCTTTGCCAATACATTATCGTCATTTTTTCGTTTCTGTTCGTGCTTTACTCCAATTCCGCATTTTTAAAATCAAGAAGCAAGGAATTCGGTCTGCTTTATATGTTCGGAATGACCCGTATGCAGCTCCGCAAACTTATCGTGTATGAAAGCATGGTGATCGCTGTTATGGCGATAGCCGCCGGCATCGGACTGGGGATACTCTTCAGCAAACCGTTTTTTATGACGCTCGCGGTGCTTCTCGGCATGAAAGATTCCATTGCTGTTGTTGTGCCGCTGCATGCGCTATGGATGACGGCGGGAGGATTTTTGATGCTGTTCACGCTCATATCTATTGGGACGGCCATGCGAATAGGGCACACAGAAATTGTTGAATTGCTTAAAACAAAAAACAGCTCTGAAGAAGAAATCGTTTATTCGCCATGGCTTGCCTTGCTCGCGATCACTTGTCTGGCTGTCTCTTACGGCATGGCTCTCAACTTAAAAGCAGCAAACTTCCATATCCTTGCGCTAATGATTTTGCTTACAGCGATCATAGGAACTTATCTTTTATTCACGCAATTCAGCGTATTGCTGCTGCATTTAATTAAAGACAATACCAAGGTCTACTACAATCGAACGAATCTGCTCGTATTCGCCCAACTGGGTCTTAAACTCAAGAAAAATGCGCGAATGCTGTTTATTGTGTCCATTTTGAGCGCCGTGATTTTAACGGCATCCGGAACGGTATATATGTTGGGGTTGGCAGTACGGCTCAACCATATGCAGACGCAATATGAAGATGCCCAAGGCGTCATTTCATTAGTGATGTTTATCGGCCTGTTCATTAGTTTACTGTTTTTTATCGCATCCGGCAGCATGGTTTACTTCAAATTGTTTGCGGAATTGCAGGAGGATCAGACCCAATATAAGGCACTATACCGAATCGGCATGACACAAGCCGAGCTGCGGAGAATCATTTTTAGACAGATCGGCATTTTTTTCTTTGCGCCCTGCCTTGTCGGGATCGTGCATGCGCTCATCGCGCTGAAAGCCTTGAATAATCTGCTTATGGTGTCCAACTGGATCTATTCTTTTGTCGTCATCGGCATTTATCTGGCCATGCAAACGATTTACTATCTTCTGGCCTGCAGCAGCTACATGAAAAGCATAAATTTAACCAAGGGGAATAGGTAA
- a CDS encoding ABC transporter ATP-binding protein — protein MSVLKAHGLNKIYSSKGNVVNTALNDIDLQVEYGEFVGVMGPSGSGKTTLLNLLAAMDRPTSGHIEINGTNPNKLSEKKLALFRRRELGFIFQDFNLLDSLTIKENIILPLVLEGTAPKLIEERLNPLAERLQIAHLLHKRTYEVSGGQKQRAAIARALINEPSILLADELTGNLDSKTAKDVMESLKELNERLKATVLMVTHDPFSASYCGRIVFIKDGRIFSEIRRGSNRQAFFQQILDVLSVLGGNFNDAPFARA, from the coding sequence ATGAGTGTACTTAAAGCGCATGGGCTCAATAAGATCTATAGTTCCAAAGGAAATGTCGTAAATACGGCTTTAAATGACATTGATCTACAGGTGGAATATGGCGAATTTGTCGGCGTTATGGGTCCGTCGGGAAGCGGAAAGACGACACTGCTTAACCTGCTGGCGGCTATGGATCGTCCGACATCCGGCCATATTGAAATCAACGGTACGAATCCGAATAAACTCAGCGAGAAAAAATTGGCGTTGTTCAGAAGACGCGAGCTTGGCTTCATCTTTCAAGATTTTAACCTGCTGGATTCTTTGACCATCAAGGAAAATATTATTTTGCCGCTTGTATTGGAAGGTACGGCACCCAAGCTGATCGAGGAAAGGCTGAATCCGCTAGCCGAACGTCTGCAGATCGCCCATCTTTTACACAAGCGCACATATGAAGTGTCAGGCGGCCAAAAGCAGCGCGCGGCTATTGCCCGCGCCCTTATCAATGAACCGTCAATATTGCTCGCCGATGAACTGACTGGGAACTTGGATTCGAAGACTGCAAAAGATGTGATGGAGTCGCTAAAAGAGCTGAACGAAAGGTTGAAAGCAACGGTTTTAATGGTGACTCACGATCCATTCTCTGCAAGCTATTGCGGGCGGATCGTGTTTATTAAAGACGGCAGAATCTTCTCGGAAATTCGGCGCGGCTCGAATCGGCAAGCTTTTTTTCAACAGATATTAGACGTGCTGAGCGTGCTGGGAGGGAACTTTAATGACGCTCCGTTCGCTCGCGCTTAG